The Xyrauchen texanus isolate HMW12.3.18 chromosome 4, RBS_HiC_50CHRs, whole genome shotgun sequence genome segment TATGATTTCATTACAGTTGTGTCTCTCTTGCTGTCTCCTTTGCACATAAAATGCAGAACTGTGATGGATAAACTGAGTTTTTGGATCATTATAAGCCATTTCTCTCAGACAGAGAAAGACGACAGgctatacacatacatgcattacAAAGACTACATTAGACTAAGTGCATTAAGCCTAAATGTTGTCCACTGAGTCAGTGTGAGCTCTAATCATACACAGGCTTTTAACACACTTCTCCAGTTAGTTCCTGTTCACTTTTATTCTATGCCACCAAGAAGCTCAATACCAAGTGTAAGGCATTACAGTAAGAGCTGCACAAGACCTCAATTATCTGCTGTAAGATATTTTTGCAAGCAGAGTTTTTGATAAATGACTAAACTGACCATGTCTGATAGAGTGTATGTTTGTGGTTGTTTTTGTTGCTTCATTTTATCTTGTCAGTGATCTTGTTTCTGTTTCATTGTGTAATGAAACCTACTGTGTGATGATTCATTTTGTTCTCACATGAAATTCTCACAAGCACACGCAAAAGCACACCTGAGGTCCTGCTTACCAACTGGGTGAATGGAGCCCAAATCAGTAGATTATAAAGAAGGATACAATCTTTCATATTCCTTTGCTCTTGTGATTCAATGTAGAGTTAAAGTATATGCAATTCTGACTGGTACTGCTCGGCACAGAAATCATGTGGCATGTGGCCATGTATTTGTGTAAAATGATATCATAAATTATATGTTCAGAATCATTAAGATTCAAATTCTATTCTTCTTCTATTATTTATGTAGTAAGTTGCATATGTAAAAGAATGTTACTTTTTATCAGTGaaaatttgtgtgtattttatatgcAGAAGTTTGCCATccattacatttctttaaaagccATATTCCTTATGTTTATACCATTGAAGATACAAATAATTGAAGTGACCCTATTTTTGCATTGGAGACATCTCAAAAGCCCTGCACATACagttcatttgtttatttggggaaaaaaacGTGTGTCACATAAAGCATTTTTGTGGAAGGCATGTTCTCATTAAACCAGTTGCTTGAGACATGTGGAGGggatttttatactgtagttGAAGACTGATGTTGACTTTGACAGGTGTCTGGTACATTATGAAGTAGCAGCATACTGAGGGAACACTGTGTCCTCCTGTTGGAAAGGCAGTGGGGGCAGGTCACCACTTGAGGAAACCTGATATCAGAAGGAGAGGTTGCTTTGAAAGGATTCACATCTGTTTGAACTGTCACACGAATAGGTCACATATCATCGGCACTGTGCCCATGGTTTGACCCTGAACTCTGAATGTCGCCAATAAATACGTGAAAGTTTGAGCATAGAAACAACCTAGTTAGGGGTGGATCCTAGTCATGCACTTTGTAAGTGATTTGATTATGTGCCTACTCTGTACTTGGGGTAGTCTTCTATTTAATTTCGGATAGGGACTCCAACAGGTCCCAGTATCACCCCCAAGAGAGGCCACTGGCTTTTCAATCATGTAGCACCTGCTGACCACAAGAAGGAAGCTTGAATGGTTGACTTGCAAGAATCATGCTGGATGAACAGTAGCACACCTGGTCTAGATTGAAGGATCAAATAAGCTCAAAtaaaatgcatatacatataaatatgcaTTTCCTAACATCTCAGGTATTCCATAAACAAATTAGCCTCCATTGTGATTAAATCAGTTAATGGGCgttcaatttctctctctctctctctctctctctctctctctctcacacacacacacttaagaaAAACTGTTTTATGGAatcctttagcccctgcaacaggagGGCTTTTGTACCCCAAAtacttttctttcatttattggacagttatttaaaaacttttgatttaatcaccttgaaccaaactgaaaatgacaaaaatttattttatcttaaaataaatgtgataattttagggattttcattagtttcattcatttttaacattttaataatgattAAGTATTAGataaaattacctcaaaatcaacttttagactttacacacaatgatctcatggatcaggacagttttgcagtgtatagtgacaaacaatTGTTTAAGAAAGGCTGCTGTTTACTGTTATGGGAGAAAATACATTCAAAAGCTCCTTTTACACCAGGGTCATAGCCATGTACTCTACTAAAAGTGTAGGCTATATTTGGGCTGAATTTGAACCCCTCACACTCAAGCTATTCTACCACATTAACAAGTTCTTATACACATGCACTGTTACATTTCATAATGTATAATTTGTTCATTCTATAAGCCTAttatgcatttgttttgttttttgtttttgctttggcCATTCATTTTCTTGCCAGTGAAAAGAAGTGAGCCAGGACACTGTGGCCCATCAAAAATAGGTACAATATACCCCTGGTCTGTAGTGTtgcttatttgtttgtttgtttgtttgtttaattattgaatagaatagaatagaataaaatagaatagaataggttTGAACATCACAGTTATTTCGGGTATCTCTGCACATATTAAATGAGCCTGATATCTAAACAGATCTAGaggtaatattaaaaatatatgtctgCCATCTGTCGTCGAGGTTTTAAAGAATGACGTAACAGGGTGTCGGTGGTGTCCGGTCCGTATGGGTAGCTATGCGCGGCACCTGCCAACTTCTTTTTTCAACGCCGCCACCCAACAATAATCGGTAACAACGCTCGTAACCAGATCCCTCAGAACGCATTGAGCGCGTGCGCCGTGAGAAACTCTCAATGACTTTACACTCCCAACAGTCATTACCAGCCGCACTTCAGAAACTGATATACTCTACATGAGGCGCTTTTCATGTATTGGAGGTATTGGATATACTTCAATTATTTTAATAGCCTACTATTGATTAATTAACCAACATTTTCGACTGAAATGCAGATGAGCCTGGACTTCCTCCTACATTCGAGATTGTTTTGGAAAAAcgggattaaataataataattaaaaaatgaaaataatatgtagAAAACAGCGAGTGGACATTACGGAGACTGTTATGGGTAACAACAATAGCTTATATGATTTTTtggtatcactttacaataagattcagTTTGTTAACATTCGTTAACTACATTAAATAACATGAACTATCAATGGACTATTcatatttattcatgtttatttcaacttaatctaaaacattgttaaaatatatattttgttacatgtcaacattagttaatgcactattgaCTAACATGAACAATGACCAATTGCAGGCTAATTATTTTAACTAAGattaacaaagatttataaatactgtaaaaaaatctATTATTCATTGATAGTTTATGAAACCTAATGCATTGACTAAtcaaatgttaacgaatggaaccttattgtggaGTGTTAAACAAGTGAAGATCATTCGGAAGTATTtgtgcataatattgattaccataaaaattaagTTTGActtgtctgtccttttctttaaaaatagtaaaaatagaggttccagtgtggcacttacaatggaagtaatggggccaattttgggagggtttaaaggcagaaacgtgaagcttataattttacaaaagcacttacattaattcttctgttaaaactcatgtattatttgagctgtaaagctgtaaattgtagtttttacagtccttttaggcttttagggtttgttgacgttaCATTTTGTAAGAAGTTGaacaattggctataactttacacagaaagggttagtaagtgattttatcacactaaaatcatatttacatgcatattgtttatgtcatgtggctatacttttgaaacagtgggtattttgacattcaaaaattggccaccattcacttccattgcaaataTCTCACTGCAAAAAGGAGGAgccagtcaaaatacatttttgtggtaatcaacagtatggcacaattgctgtcaattgagcttaacttgtattgaaacccaaatattcctttaagtgatatTATAAAGAACGTGATAATGTGACTCTTTTAAAAAGGACTGGTACAATCTTGCTATTGTTTTTTCACAGTACAACATCAAGCATGAAGCTGCTGATATTCAAAGCAGCAGATGATCAATAAAGAGGTTCAACAAGAAATCTGCAGTCAGCTGTCAATCTTCTGTCACCTAACTGCAAAAACTGCATGCCGTTCTAACCACGAAGCATctccttttttttaataatccttTTCCATACAGGTGAATACTTGTGATCCAACCTGGATACAGcttgatctcacagtgaaagcAGGCTGAGTCTGCCATAAGGAAATGAAAACAGAACGTTTTAAGCCACCAGAACCAAATGACCCTTTATGTTGCTGTGGAGACATCGACCAGCAAAGAGAGTACTGCTGCTGTGATTGTGAAGAACTTGATGATGCCTGTGAAAGGTCAGGGGACAGCCGTTTAAGGTCATGGCATGCAGAGCTTGTTTGTCATTACATTTCtacacttttaaaggaatagttcactcaaaaatattctgtgaattaattaacttattcagtctcatgttgttccaaacccattttttttgttttttctgtggaatacaaacgAAGGCCTTTTGCAGcatgtctgagctgctctttttTATCcgatgaaagtggatggtgacctgTCAATAGTGTTAAAGATCATTGGTTCTTGCGTGTCTGGCACCATGGGTCTTGAGGCACTATGTTAgaatgtgctcacacacacaaatgagatttgagagctacagtaaAAGGGAAGATTTTCAACAAATATtggcttaaatttcagtctgttccctACACAATGTTATTGTGTGACCTCAGAAGACTCGGGATATAGTGCATTATTCATACGGACCACTTACCTGACATttttatggtgctgtttttatctttctggagcttgacagcaccCTTCAAAATCTTTCAAAGTAAGGAAAAGAACAGCCAGTATATTTTACTAAACTTTTGATTTTGTGtaccatagaagaaagaaagtcatgggtttgaaatgagggtgagaaaaggaTGATATACTTTTCATTGTATTTCATTTTTTCAGTGATATAGCCACAAATTCATCCCTCTTTTCTGTCATCTCCTCTCTTTAGGTTACTCAGAAGAGAGCCAGAAAAGCCAGACATCTTCTCTCATTTCGTCTCACGCATTGCTAATCGTTTGGGTTTGCCTTGTTGTGCCATAGGACCCCTCCGAATGGAGCTGTCTGTCCTGCCTCCCATGGTATTACTACCTGGCCTGTTGCGTGTGGCAGCAATAAATTGTATGCTGGGAGTTGTAACCTTGACTGCCTTGCCAGGACTGGTGCTTTGGTATTACTATGTAACTCACAAAAGGAAAAGGCGCACACTGTTTTTCCTATGTTTGGCACTCTTCTCCCTTGCCTATATGTACTACCTTTTCCTCACTGAGATCCTTCCCAGAGGAGATGTAAGTAGTCTGCAGGTGGTTACTGCAACAACAGGTCTACTGCTGACTCTCATCTCCCTTGTGCGCACCAAACAGGGACCAGGGTTCGTCAAATCCCACTCACTAGCTCTCAACAGCAGCTCTACAACCAATCAGACCAAAAACTCAACTGAAGACTCCACCCCCTGCTATGGAATTAATCTGTCAAAGGGTGAGATTGAAGAAAAGaagaagtggtgccctgtgtgcCGACTAGTACGTCCACCAAGAGCAGGGCATTGCAGGATCTGTGGGGCATGTGTCCTTCGAATGGACCACCACTGTGTCTGGTGGGTTTCTCACTCCTACTTCTTCTCTTTAAAGTTGATGTGTGtaaatttttcaatgttaaaattcgTTCTTTCAAATTTATTATACAGATCCATTCATTAATATACAAGCCATTCATGGGTTGATTCTCCCAAAAGTGTACACATTCTgcctctgtggcactatcaaaacattgctttgtttgtttgagtggcccaaCATAACAACAGCGTCTCAGTAAATAGTGCTAGTATGGGCAATGAATATCTTTTTTCTGACAAATGATGGCAGAAAGgggaagtgtttgggaaacctattGGAAAACAATCACTATTTTTGCCAATCCATTTGGGCATTGTGGGCCGGTCGAGTAGTGCTGCGGCTGTTTCGTCACACTTTTGGATTATTTGGGTTTTGGTGTTTCACATGTACAGCAGTAAATGGCAGAACTTGATTGTTTTGCTGATCAGCACACACCGTGCAGCGCTGATGAAACCCCTCTGTTGCACAACCCATTTAAATTCAACACAGAATTTTCTATTACACTAACACACCCATATGATTTGGGAACCTTAAAAGGTCCATGCTAAAGCCATGGTGAGGTAATATTGAGGAGTATGGTTTACCTGTGACAACCAAGATCTTACTAATAATACAGTTTAACTCTGGATACTAAGCAAGAACTATAGTAGATTTTCATAAGGGCATTTATAAAGGACAATTTAACAAAAGAGCTTTAAAGCCTGGAGCCCATTAATTAAGGAGAAATATAACTTTTTCTTGTTTGTATGTTCAGTTCTAACTTTTTAAcagattttattgttattaatatcagTACATTTGTTTCAAAGTCAATGGTTTACTATCAAATGCGCATTTCAACGTGAcaagaaaaatatgcaatattaatattgttaactgcATTGGCGATTCAGATTTTCTATTagtatttattattcattatattcttattaattatattatgccTCAACACCCTTGCCTCCCCCCATCAGACGGCAAATCAGATTTCATGGGCCGAATGGGCTGGATATTTCCATGGCCATTTATTttgttccagtccagccctgacctaAACAATTGAGTAAAGCGCCTCCACATGACTCGTGCCAGAATTGCGTTAGCGTTGAATACATTTTACTCTGAAGCGTCAGTTTCGGTAGGCTAGTTGGAGATGAGCAAGTTTGTGCAGaaccgatcaccggtgatcaGCGGCAGGTGCATGCCGGGTAGAAATCTGTCCAACTTGCTGTGATGTCATAGTGACATATGCAAAAAAAGTCTCGTGAGATTGAGGCACCTGCAGTTGGAAGAGTCAGGCGGCGCATTTGGATATTTTCGGCTGTGCAAACTGCATATCGCAAGCCATTTTGGCTCTTAAAGCTTTTGTCTAACTTTCCATAATTATATTTTAGATATCTACAATTGCATTTTGACGAGTCACAATCTGCCACAATGCAAGTCACGTGAAAGCACCTCAAGAGCACATATAGAGTACTTTATTCCTAGTATAAATTTAGCATTAAAGACTATAGACACACTCTAGAAACTACAGAAATAGTAGAGTAATGCTGCCTTCGATCTCCCCACTTTGAAGTTGCACATGTATGTCacggttatgtacgtaacctcggttcgctgagacaaagggaatgagacattgcgctTATTAACGCATATGAGAAGGGCCTttcacacaacctagttgaaacctctctacaacaatagcaatattctaattttggctatggtgtttgaccGTTTTGGCGCAAAactgtctgctataaaagcaggtgcacaaacaccatttcctcaaaATGTCTGACTGAGAGTATGAAGCATATCGCTCATACCTCAAGAACTCTAAGTCTTGTAATGTGGCTagcattcgcaatgtctcgttccctttgtcTGAAGGACCTGAGGTTATGTGCGTAACCGAGACATtaccttacgactcagtacacttgatattgtgtttattaacgcatatggggaacagaatcccatcacgtcGCACTACATGACATAACCTCACAGAAAGGAAGCAAGATGCTGCAGTCTCATGGAATGGCAACCGACTTGAGAATGCCACAGTGAgtatatatatttggccaatagaaagcgctctaaacagagaggacttgtgaaaagAAAGACATtacatctaggttgtaaaaccttgcgaatgtggtttgagaggaccatcctgcagCAAAACATATGTCAATAGAGGCCCAAactgtttagatgctgaagcagtaagtctctgtgctggcataacaagGCCTCTGACTGCGCCAGTAACAGCCAATAGTTGAGATAGTTTAAGATGCACActccgctcagtctcagaggggcgacaACCCCATCGATGCACTTTttgaatgtgcgaggagccagagacaatccgaagggcaggactttcaATTGTTATGCTGTTCCCTCAAACGCGAATCTCAATAAAATTCTGTGATgatgtacaatttggatatgaaagtactcatccttcagatctatcgatGCAAATCAATAGTGTGGGCGTACGTGCGATAGTATCAGTGTCTGGGAAATCATTTTGAACAGGCGCTTTGTGAGTGTcgcgatttaaatgtctcagatccaggatcaGCTAAAGCCCGCCGActttctttgggacaagaaaataaggGTTGTAAACCCTTTTTGGACTTGACAATCATCGAGgcgagactgttcaggttcctctgggggagatcACTCAAGGTGAAGCACTTCGACTGCCCTTGTAAAGACGAGGAGCATTTCCCTGTCAGTGGCGCGTACACGTTCCTTTTCTTTCCAACAACAAAGCACATGAACGTGAcatactcgtaattaccacttcagaagtgggaagtaggataattccgatagcacatgaaggtaTTGTAATTTCATGATGAAGCATCACATGGTAATAAACTACTCATGGTAAACATCTGATTCTATTTTTATGATCTCCTTGCCACCCTTTTATGCATATATAAACACTACAgacaaagacacagacacaccCATATGTTCAAACTGATTCCCAGAAGATGTCACTGGAGCAGGGCAGGCTGGCGAGAGACGTGCAAAGGCCACAGGAATGCAGCCTTCAGCACAGTACAGAGAGTTCTCACCAGGCCAATCTGTTTCCATGCTGCTTcaccacacacacaggcacaaatAAAAACGTGAACATGGACCACGTAATGCTTAGTAAAACAACATTGCGGGTGTAGTatgaaagttaaagggatagttcacccaaaaatgtaaaatctcttatcaattattcaccctcatgccattccagaagtgtacaactttctttcttttgcagaccacaaaaatatttctagaagaatatttcagctctgttggtccatacaatgcaacaagtgaatggtgatcagaactttgcaGCCTCAcatatcacataaaggaaacataaacgtaatccatatgacttcagtgtataaatccatatcttcagaagcaatataataggcgtgggtgagaaacagaacaatattgaagtcattttttactctaaatctccatcttaactttcactttcagatgtgaaagtgaaactaaacaggcaccacatgtgacttttagatgtgatttttggagctacaaaggtctgatcgccattcacttgaattgtatggacctacagagctgagatattcttcttaaaatctttgtttgtgctctgctgaGGAAAgaaacaaatctgggatggcatgagggtgagtaaatgatgagataattttcatttttgggttaactatctctTCAACTTTCACACTAAACCCTTCTAAGTTGTTTTACCAAGCATTACGTGGTCcatgttcatgtttttatttgtgcCTGTTTGTGTAACTTGTCAAATTTTCCCTTTAagatgtgtgtgtgacagagaaaaTGTTATAGCGGTACTCACTAATTATTTCAATGCATACAATATTTTTGTAGGTGTTTCCCTGgcttactttgtttttgtgtgtttaatcatCCACATTATGACAGGATAAATAGCTGTGTTGGGCAAGCCAATCACAAGCAGTTCATTCTGACTCTGCTTCTCTTCTTGTTGACATCATTCTATGGGATCAGTTTGGTGTTAAGGAGTATATGTCCACACCAGAGTCTATTCACAGCCATGTTATACTGCCCTGGAGTCTACAACCAATACAGGTACACACAATTTCACTTACTATTTATACTTACTGGAAAATATAGATGCACATAGACAGTTTTTATCAACACAACCTAATAtgacacatttgtttttgtgtgtgtgtgtgtgtgtgtgtgtgtgtagcacagCACTGTGCTTTACATGTGTGTGGTACAGCAGTATCATAACAGGTGGTCTGCTGTACCTGTTCATCCTTCAGATCATCAATGTCTGTTATAACATAACAGAACGCGAAGCTCAGATTGCTTTACGCAACAAATCTGGCAGACGGCGTTACTTTGGCCTGGTTGTGGACACTGGCATCTATTCACAGGGCCTCCGCCAGAACTGGATCCAGTTCCTCACCATGAGTACAGATGAGAATATATCCCCCTTGATCTTCACAGATATGGTATGACCCATAGGAATAGTATTAATCAAATGAAATATGTACTGCATCTGTACTAATGTGATATGTAGAACACACCTGAAAGTATGGTTTGGTTTTAAGAGTAACTCGTCTGAAAATATTGAGACCTCATTTAACCATGTTTGAAATGTGAGTTGGTTGACACATTTACCTCGTTTGTATCAACCACGATGCTAGTATTGCATTGAAGTACAATTATTACTGTAGTAATGGACAGTCTGAAATTGGCCTGCTAAATTTGAGGCAGTCAGTCTAGACTgatgaaaa includes the following:
- the LOC127634336 gene encoding palmitoyltransferase ZDHHC23-A-like isoform X2; this encodes MKTERFKPPEPNDPLCCCGDIDQQREYCCCDCEELDDACERLLRREPEKPDIFSHFVSRIANRLGLPCCAIGPLRMELSVLPPMVLLPGLLRVAAINCMLGVVTLTALPGLVLWYYYVTHKRKRRTLFFLCLALFSLAYMYYLFLTEILPRGDVSSLQVVTATTGLLLTLISLVRTKQGPGFVKSHSLALNSSSTTNQTKNSTEDSTPCYGINLSKGEIEEKKKWCPVCRLVRPPRAGHCRICGACVLRMDHHCVWINSCVGQANHKQFILTLLLFLLTSFYGISLVLRSICPHQSLFTAMLYCPGVYNQYSTVLYMCVVQQYHNRWSAVPVHPSDHQCLL
- the LOC127634336 gene encoding palmitoyltransferase ZDHHC23-A-like isoform X1, translating into MKTERFKPPEPNDPLCCCGDIDQQREYCCCDCEELDDACERLLRREPEKPDIFSHFVSRIANRLGLPCCAIGPLRMELSVLPPMVLLPGLLRVAAINCMLGVVTLTALPGLVLWYYYVTHKRKRRTLFFLCLALFSLAYMYYLFLTEILPRGDVSSLQVVTATTGLLLTLISLVRTKQGPGFVKSHSLALNSSSTTNQTKNSTEDSTPCYGINLSKGEIEEKKKWCPVCRLVRPPRAGHCRICGACVLRMDHHCVWINSCVGQANHKQFILTLLLFLLTSFYGISLVLRSICPHQSLFTAMLYCPGVYNQYSTALCFTCVWYSSIITGGLLYLFILQIINVCYNITEREAQIALRNKSGRRRYFGLVVDTGIYSQGLRQNWIQFLTMSTDENISPLIFTDMGL